DNA from Amorphoplanes friuliensis DSM 7358:
GCCGGCTCGTCGGAGGGCTGGGGCGGCTGGGTGGGCGGCGCGTTCGCCCTGCTGGCGGTGCTGGTGGGCGGAGGAGCCGTGGGTGTGGGCCTGGCGGCTCGACGGCAGATCCAGCGCTCCGGGCGTACCGGGAAGGTCCGCTTCACCGGCAAGAACGTGGCGGTGGCGGGAATCTGGTGCGGGGGAGCAGGGTTGGGAATTGCCGTGCTGACGCTGCTGTTGGTAGTGGTGTTGCAGTCTTCGTGAGGCCTTGTGGTGCCGGATCCGATACCGCGGCTCTGTCGCGCCGAGGCACCCGGTACACTTGTTAGCTGGAGATGTCCATCAGGGGTAACGGGCTCGTTTTGACCTGTGTCCCCGAGGTGGGTACTCTTTCCCCTCGTGCCCAGGCCGGCCTGGGCAACTCGTGCGTGCGCCCGAGTCTGTGGTAACCGACGGGGCAGTGGCACGACGGAGCTGAGGCTCTGACAAAGACAGAACAACTCGCTGCGTGTGCAAGCGCGCGGCGGGACCGTGAGCCGGGCGACACGCCCGACCGCGGGTGTCGGGGGACCCAAACCGGGGTCTCACGGCACGCCAGGCAAACGAAGACGTTGCGGCCGCTAAAAGGGCGGCCGAAGGGAGCGGAGAAACCCGGTGCCCACGATCCAGCAGCTGGTCCGCAAGGGCCGACAGGCTAAGACGAGCAAGACCAAGACGCCGGCGCTGAAGGGAAGCCCCCAGCGGCGCGGCGTGTGCACGCGCGTGTACACCACTACCCCCAAGAAGCCGAACTCTGCGCTGCGCAAGGTCGCTCGTGTGAAGCTCAGCAGCCAGATCGAGGTGACGGCGTACATCCCGGGTGTCGGTCACAACCTGCAGGAGCACTCGATCGTGCTCGTGCGTGGCGGCCGAGTGAAGGACCTCCCCGGCGTCCGTTACAAGATCGTCCGCGGTTCGCTGGACACCCAGGGTGTCCGTAACCGCAAGCAGGCCCGCAGCCGTTACGGCGCGAAGAAGGAGAAG
Protein-coding regions in this window:
- the rpsL gene encoding 30S ribosomal protein S12, with the protein product MPTIQQLVRKGRQAKTSKTKTPALKGSPQRRGVCTRVYTTTPKKPNSALRKVARVKLSSQIEVTAYIPGVGHNLQEHSIVLVRGGRVKDLPGVRYKIVRGSLDTQGVRNRKQARSRYGAKKEKS